The Heliorestis convoluta genome includes the window TACCAATGGTGGAAGATAAGCCTTTGGCGCAGACTCTTTATCGCACCGTTGACATTGGGCAGCAAGTGCCTGCGGAACTATTTCAGGCTGTGGCGGAAGTCTTTGCTTTTGTTTTCCGGTTGAAGCAGAAAAAAGCATAGAAATGTCTTTTTTCAGAAAGAGGCATGATAGGTAGCAACCATTATGGTGATGCACCGGGAAAGGAAGAGTTTAGATGGCCCAAATGGAGGCGCCAAACCAGTCTTTTCGATATTCAGATATAGTAGTTGCTGTTGCTGTTCTGACGACGGTCATTATGATGATCATCCCTCTAAGCCCTGTTATATTAGACATGCTCCTGATCTTTAACATCACTATAGCCATGCTTATCTTGTTATCAACCATGTTTATTAAAGGGACTTTAGAGATATCTGTATTTCCATCTTTACTATTGATAACAACACTTTTTCGACTGTCCTTGAACGTTTCTTCTACACGACTCGTTCTTCTCGACGGATATGCTGGACAGGTAATTGCCAAATTCGGCTCCTTTGTTCTAGCCGGTTCTGTTATTGTTGGCTTTATTATTTTCTTGATCCTTGTGGTGATTCAATTTATCGTTATCACCAAAGGATCAGAGAGGGTAGCCGAAGTAGCGGCACGCTTTACTTTGGACGCTATGCCAGGGAAACAGATGGCTATAGATGCAGATCTGAACGCAGGTTTGATTAACGAAAGTGATGCCAAGCAACGGCGTAAAGATATACAGAGAGAAGCAGACTTTTATGGTGCTATGGATGGTGCAACTAAGTTTGTAAAAGGCGACGCCATTGCAGGGATTGTTATCGTTATCGTCAATATTATTGGAGGATTTATTATTGGTGTCCTTCAAAGAGGCATGTCCATCGGTGAAGCAGCCAGTGTTTATACATTGCTTACAGTCGGTGATGGTCTTGTTACGCAAATTCCAGCCTTATTAATCTCAATCGCTACGGGTATCATTGTCACGAGAGCTGCTTCCGAAGGAAACTTAGGTCAAGATCTTACCTCTCAGCTTTTTCGCAGGCCGAAAGTTCTTTTTATTGCCGCAGGTTTACTCGCCTTGCTTGGTACCATTGGCTTGCCCCCTCTTCCTTTCTTCACCATCAGCATTCTACTAGCTATCCTAGGCTATCGCATGATGAAATCCGAGGAAAAAACAGCGGTCGCGGAAGTAGAGAAAGCACAAGAGGAAGAAATGGAAGAGATCAAAAAACCAGAAAATGTAATCTCTTTATTAAACGTAGATCCTTTAGAATTAGAAATGGGTTATGCTCTTATCCCTCTTGTAGATGCTCAACAAGGCGGCGATTTACTGGATCGAGTCATTATGATTAGAAGGCAATGTGCTTTAGAATTAGGTCTTGTTGTACCGCCAATTCGTTTGCGTGATAATATGCAACTAAAGCCGAATACATACTCGATCAAAATAAAAGGAGTCGAAGTAGCTAGTGGTGAATTATTGCTCGATCACTATCTGGCCATGTCACCGGGCTTTGAAGATGATACAATCTCAGGTATAGAAACCATCGAGCCTGCCTTCGGCTTGCCCGCCAAATGGATTACGACAGACATAAAAGATCAAGCAGAGCTAGCTGGATATACTGTTGTAGATCCACCGAGTGTGGTAGCGACTCATCTAACAGAAGTTATCAAATCACATGCCCATGAGATAATGGGTCGTCAAGATGTGCAGTCACTCGTTGACCATGTAAAACAAAGTCATCCCGCTGTCGTGGCAGAACTAATTCCTGATCTTATGACCATCGGTGAACTTCAAAAAGTACTCTCAGGATTATTAAAAGAGCGAGTGCCCATTCGAGATCTGGTCACAATTATGGAATCTCTGGCTGATCATGCTAGAATGACGAAAGACAACGATGTATTGATTGAATATGCACGACAATCCTTAGCTCGTCAAATTGTAAAAACCTATATCGTACCTGGAACGAATCAATTATCAGTGATCGCTTTAGATCCATCCTTAGAGAATCAGATCAGAGAATCGATTGAACAGACAGAACATGGTACCTATTTAGCCCTCGATCCAACACAAGCACAGAGAATCTTAAGCGCTTTGGTTAGCGAAGTGGAGCGAGTCTCTCAATTAGGATACCAACCAATCGTGCTTTGCGCACCCATTGTACGTCTATACTTTAAGCGTTTAACAGAAAGAGTTGTTCCGCAGCTAACAGTTTTATCTTATAACGAAGTTGGAACGAACTATGAAATCCAAACAATTGGGATGGTGAGCTAGTCTGTGCGTGTAAAACGTTTTGTTGCCAAAACGATGCAAGAAGCCATGAATAAGATGAAATCAGAAATGGGTCAAGATGCCGTAATTTTACACACTCGTAAAATTAAAGAAGGTGGCATCATGGGCTTCTTCGCCAAAGAAATGTTTGAAGTTACAGGCGCCATAGAGAATATTCCTGTTGGCGCAAAGAAAAAAGCGACAAACCCTCCAAAACTACAACCGGTCGTAGAAGAAGCCTTAGCAGCACTAGAAAATGACAAAACTGCGAGATCAGAAAGTTGGAAGGATTCCAAACTATTACTACCGCAAAAGTCAAACGATGATGGTGTAAAAAAAGAAATTAGCCAAATGAAAACCATGATGGGTGAAATTCTTCAGCGTCTGACAAGAGATAAAAATGAGTTACCGTCAGAATTTCAGCAGCTTCAAAAAGAGCTTGTTGATAATGAAGTAGATCCAAAGCTAGCCCAGAATATTATCACCGAAATATACCGAGAAGTCGGTGATACCTACAAAGATCAGGAGTTCCTTTTAAGACAAAGATTACACGATAAGATTAAGAAAATGTTAGGTACTGCAAAGCCATTCTTTACAGCTGATGGGAATCGCCAAGAAATTTTTATTCTGGTAGGACCAACTGGTGTAGGAAAAACGACAACGGTCGCAAAGCTTGCTGCTACATTTTCAATTGTTGATAAACGTAAAGTAGGCCTTATTACCGTTGATACTTACAGAATCGCAGCGGTAGAGCAACTAAAAACTTTTGGCGAGATAATTGGTGTACCTGTCGATGTTGTTTTTACACCTGATGCATTAGATGCGGCCATTTTACGTCATCGCGATAAAGATCTACTTTTAATTGATACAGCTGGAAGAAGTTATAAAAATGATGAGCAAATCGAAGAACTAAAAGGATTTGCTGATGCCTACCCCCACTCTAAAGTGATGCTTGTTTTATCTTTGGCAACCAAATATGCAGACTTAGAAAAAATCATCGAACGTTTTTCATTCTTAAATATTGATCGTTATCTCTTCACCAAATTAGATGAAACGAATCACTACGGATCGATTTTAAATATCTTGCATAAAACCAAGAAGCCTGTTTCATATGTTACAACAGGACAAAATGTTCCAGATGATATGGAAATCGCTGATACGAATAAACTTGCTAAACTAATTTGTGGAGAGACGGACCTATGAAAGATCAAGCAGAAAAACTACGTATCATGATGAACAACATGCGCCAACAAGTAGAATATGAGATAGAAGGAAAAGAAACCCCAACACGCATTATCTGTATTTCTAGCGGTAAAGGTGGCGTAGGGAAAAGCAACTTGACCCTAAACTTAGGATTGGCTCTCGTTGACTATGGCCAACGGGTATTGATTCTTGATGCTGATATGGGTATGGCTAACATTGATGTTATATTGGGAAAAGTACCTCCTTATAATCTCTATCATGTAATTAGAGGAGAGAAAAAGCTTTCAGAAGTAGTAACAACAGGACCTAAAGGAATTAGCTTAATATCAGGTGGATCTGGTATTGTAGAACTAGCCAATTTGGAAGCGCCTGATCTAGATCGATTCATTGAAGGACTCGCTGAATTAGATGGAACAGTAGATGTACTTTTAATTGATACAGGAGCAGGTATATCAAGAAATGTACTTTCTTACATATACGCTGCCGATGAATTAATTGTCTTAACAACGCCAGAGCCAACAGCGATTACGGACGCCTATGGTCTCATTAAATCTGTTGAAATGGTACAAAAAAAGATTCCCATATCACTTGTTATTAATAGAGTGGAGAATGAAAAAGAAGGCAATGCAGTTTCGCAAAAATTAGTTGTGGCCGTACGACAGTTTCTAAATAGAGATATTACTGTTATAGGTTATATTCCTGATGATCCTATCGTTTCTCGATCTGTAAAAAATCAAAAGCCTTTTTATCTCCAAAATGAAAATGCAGGCGCTTCCTTGGCCATTTCACGTTTAGCAGCTACGCTATGTAATGCACCTAGCAAAACAGAAACGCATGGTACCTTAACGCGCCTGTTTCACCGCATGAAAAGCTTTTTTAGATAAGTCGAGCGAAAAAGGGCAGGAAAAAAACTTAGTAACGTGGAAGATCTTTATATTCTGGTGAATAGTTTAATCTAACCCCATTTGGCCAGGAGTGATAACATGCCAGTTATTAAGGTATTGGTCGTTGATGACTCAGCCTTTATGCGTAAAATGATATCTGATATGATAACCTCTGAGCCCGGTATGACTGTTGTGGGAACAGCACGTAACGGTCAGGACGCATTACAAAAGCTTGAGCAGTTAGCACCAGATGTTGTAACTTTGGACATAGAAATGCCCATTCTCGATGGACTCTCCACTTTAGAAAGAATCATGAGTGACAAACCATTACCTGTGATAATGATCTCAAGTTTAACTCAAAAAGGTGCAGAAGCGACGATGCAAGCTTTACAAAAAGGTGCAGTTGACTTCGTACCTAAACCGTCAGGGACTATCTCACTGGATATTCATAAAGTGAAAGAAGAGCTTCTTGGCAAAATCAAAGTTGCTGCTGTTGCAAAAGTGCGTCCAAAATCTCTCCCTCACAAAAAAGCATTTGTGCCTTTCGGTTCTTCTTCCACAAAGCCAAAGATTTTTCCAATACCAGAAAAAGCTTATTCTTCAGAAGTACAGGAAGCAACAGTTTCTACAGAAAAAACAACGCAACATCAAGGTATATTAAATAAAATAGTCTTAATCGGCACTTCTACAGGTGGACCGAAAGCGCTCTATGAAGTGATCCCAAAGCTTCCTTTAACTTTAGATGCAGCTGTACTTGTTGTTCAGCATATGCCTCCCGGCTTTACCCGTTCGCTTGCAGAACGTCTTGACGCCAACTCACCTCTAAAAGTAAAAGAAGCCGAGCATAACGAGGAAATACGACCTGGTGTTGTCTACATAGCACCAGGAGACTACCATCTAAAGGTTCATCGAACAGAAAAACCAGGTTTCGGTAAACAACTATGGGTTCGTTTAACGCAAGAACTTCCTGCAAGCGGTCATCGACCTTCTGTAAACGTGATGATGTCATCAGTCGTTGAAAACTTTTGGTCTAAAATAGTTGGTGTAATCATGACTGGAATGGGCAGTGATGGCACAGAAGGTGTAAGAGGTATTAAAGAACGTCAAGGGAAAACGATTGCCGAAGATGCTTCCACCTGTATCGTCTATGGTATGCCAAAAGTAGCCATTGAATCAGGGAATATAGACAAAGTGGTTCCACTTACTGAAATGGCTGATGAGATTACAAAAGCCATTAGGGAACGCTAGATTGATAACTGTGGAGGTGTGGACAACATGGATATGTCCCAATACCTTGATATGTTTTTGGAAGAATCGCGTGAGCATCTTCAAGCTCTGAATCAAAAAATTTTAGAGCTTGAAGACAATCCCCACAACGTTTCTGTACTAGACGAGATATTTCGCTCTGCTCACACGCTTAAAGGCATGTCAGCAACAATGGGATTTGAAGGCATTGCAGAACTTACTCATGAGATGGAGAACGTACTATCTTATCTAAGAGGCACGCCAGAAGCAGTAACCACTGTTGTAATAGACTTGCTTTTTCGGTGCTTAGACTCTTTAGAGAGTATGGTAGATGCTATTGTTAGTGGCGATGATAGTAAAGGGAATGTAGAAGAGCTTGTTGCCTTATTGCGCCAAGCTGGCACAGGCGGATTGAAAAATGTAGTTCCAAGCATCAGAGAAAGAAAAGAAATAGAAGACAGTGACAAGAAAAAAAATACTAAGATAGAAGAGCAGGAGACTTTACTAGACTTCTTTAACATCAATCAATATGACTTAACAATTCTGAAAGAAGCAGACCGCAAACAAATGAATGCATTTCATCTTCAAATAGAACTAGATGCAGGATGTGTAATGAAAGCGGCTCGGGCTTTTATGGTTTTTCGCAACTTAGAAGAATCAGGAGAAATCATTAAGTCAGTTCCCACGGCACAAGAGCTAGAAGATGAAAAATTTGATAGAGATTTTGAGGTTGTCGTTGTAACACCTGATAGTAGAGAACAGGTCATAAAATTGCTTGAAAGTATT containing:
- the flhA gene encoding flagellar biosynthesis protein FlhA encodes the protein MAQMEAPNQSFRYSDIVVAVAVLTTVIMMIIPLSPVILDMLLIFNITIAMLILLSTMFIKGTLEISVFPSLLLITTLFRLSLNVSSTRLVLLDGYAGQVIAKFGSFVLAGSVIVGFIIFLILVVIQFIVITKGSERVAEVAARFTLDAMPGKQMAIDADLNAGLINESDAKQRRKDIQREADFYGAMDGATKFVKGDAIAGIVIVIVNIIGGFIIGVLQRGMSIGEAASVYTLLTVGDGLVTQIPALLISIATGIIVTRAASEGNLGQDLTSQLFRRPKVLFIAAGLLALLGTIGLPPLPFFTISILLAILGYRMMKSEEKTAVAEVEKAQEEEMEEIKKPENVISLLNVDPLELEMGYALIPLVDAQQGGDLLDRVIMIRRQCALELGLVVPPIRLRDNMQLKPNTYSIKIKGVEVASGELLLDHYLAMSPGFEDDTISGIETIEPAFGLPAKWITTDIKDQAELAGYTVVDPPSVVATHLTEVIKSHAHEIMGRQDVQSLVDHVKQSHPAVVAELIPDLMTIGELQKVLSGLLKERVPIRDLVTIMESLADHARMTKDNDVLIEYARQSLARQIVKTYIVPGTNQLSVIALDPSLENQIRESIEQTEHGTYLALDPTQAQRILSALVSEVERVSQLGYQPIVLCAPIVRLYFKRLTERVVPQLTVLSYNEVGTNYEIQTIGMVS
- the flhF gene encoding flagellar biosynthesis protein FlhF codes for the protein MRVKRFVAKTMQEAMNKMKSEMGQDAVILHTRKIKEGGIMGFFAKEMFEVTGAIENIPVGAKKKATNPPKLQPVVEEALAALENDKTARSESWKDSKLLLPQKSNDDGVKKEISQMKTMMGEILQRLTRDKNELPSEFQQLQKELVDNEVDPKLAQNIITEIYREVGDTYKDQEFLLRQRLHDKIKKMLGTAKPFFTADGNRQEIFILVGPTGVGKTTTVAKLAATFSIVDKRKVGLITVDTYRIAAVEQLKTFGEIIGVPVDVVFTPDALDAAILRHRDKDLLLIDTAGRSYKNDEQIEELKGFADAYPHSKVMLVLSLATKYADLEKIIERFSFLNIDRYLFTKLDETNHYGSILNILHKTKKPVSYVTTGQNVPDDMEIADTNKLAKLICGETDL
- a CDS encoding MinD/ParA family protein, whose amino-acid sequence is MKDQAEKLRIMMNNMRQQVEYEIEGKETPTRIICISSGKGGVGKSNLTLNLGLALVDYGQRVLILDADMGMANIDVILGKVPPYNLYHVIRGEKKLSEVVTTGPKGISLISGGSGIVELANLEAPDLDRFIEGLAELDGTVDVLLIDTGAGISRNVLSYIYAADELIVLTTPEPTAITDAYGLIKSVEMVQKKIPISLVINRVENEKEGNAVSQKLVVAVRQFLNRDITVIGYIPDDPIVSRSVKNQKPFYLQNENAGASLAISRLAATLCNAPSKTETHGTLTRLFHRMKSFFR
- a CDS encoding protein-glutamate methylesterase/protein-glutamine glutaminase: MPVIKVLVVDDSAFMRKMISDMITSEPGMTVVGTARNGQDALQKLEQLAPDVVTLDIEMPILDGLSTLERIMSDKPLPVIMISSLTQKGAEATMQALQKGAVDFVPKPSGTISLDIHKVKEELLGKIKVAAVAKVRPKSLPHKKAFVPFGSSSTKPKIFPIPEKAYSSEVQEATVSTEKTTQHQGILNKIVLIGTSTGGPKALYEVIPKLPLTLDAAVLVVQHMPPGFTRSLAERLDANSPLKVKEAEHNEEIRPGVVYIAPGDYHLKVHRTEKPGFGKQLWVRLTQELPASGHRPSVNVMMSSVVENFWSKIVGVIMTGMGSDGTEGVRGIKERQGKTIAEDASTCIVYGMPKVAIESGNIDKVVPLTEMADEITKAIRER